TGTGTCCAGAAACCCCTCTTCTTCTCTCACCCCATTACCACACACAGGATGCCTCACCTTGATCCTCCCGAGAAGGGCAGGAAAGCGTGGCTGTGTCGAGCAGAACTTGGTGCAAACCGGGAAGGGTCAAACACCTGCAGAGAGAATGCCAGGGCCAGGACAGATAGGGGTCACTCCTGCTTCCAACTCATGAGGGGACAGAATGCCAgaaaggggagcaggaggaggtgtTGGTCCTGGGAAGTCatcccattccttcctcccagggccCTCATACCTCTGGGTTTGGCCACACCTTTGGGTTGTGGTGAAGGGCATAAATGCACAGTACGACTATGGTACCTGTGGGGtagggaggggacagagaaaaGACTGATTTTACCCGTGGGTGGGGACCTGGTTCCTCAGCCAGCAAGGGGCATGTGCGTGCACAAAAGGCCCAGGACCACAAATATCACGATGAGTAGATGATCCTGTTACAAGGGAGGTGTGGTGGCTTGGCCAGGCATGTGAGCACAGGTGAGGAGCAGAAAACCATGAACCCAGAAATCATAGCAAGAAAGCATTGTACACTTACAGTTTGTAGTAACTGAAGTAACAACCGACATTCATCAAGtgctttccatgagcttttggggaatacatattaactcatttgataGAACCAAAAAAGATACTCTTATATCCTCACTTTTCAAATGAGGCACTGGAGCCTTGGAGGGGCTGAGTGTCTTGCCTATGATCACGTAGCGCTTGGATTCAGACCCAATGGGTGTGAGCTGATGGTGGCCTATGAGCATGGCAGGGGTCTTATATCTGGTCATCAGCTACTCCCTGTCATCAACCTGAGGTCTCAGAGACTGGACCACATCAGAACCAGGACACTCAATTGCTGGCCTCCCTCATTTGTTCTGACCCCATAGGGAAATAACcacatctccctctgcctctgtctgATTCTCTCTCCAGCACTCTACATCCcaggaaatgaaaattttaggaCTAACATCCCAAAGGCACATCAGAGGCCACGGATGTGAATAACTAGGTGAATAAGAGTCTAAGATTGAGTCATCATCATATTGACTGATGTGCGTTTATCACAACGGAGTTATCTATGCATTACATCAACTACAGAGGATGTTAAAAAAGTGTGACGATgcaggagttctggtcaagatgacggaatagatggtccccagtgtcactctctcctacaaaccaaccaatttacaagtataaaaatgtaacatcagccaagctggggccactggagctcgggggaagaggaggagagacctatgaagttcatgaaggcaggagaagccacaatgagagaaagaaaaaactgctctgagcattacgggctgcagccactttaatgctAGAACTGCTAAGCGCACAAAGCAGGAGTCGGcagaagccatagctgtgcccttcacatGGAATTACTTGGAAgcgggaggggagaagagggccttggtggcccccaggactgCAAGACCACTAACATGGTTCCCGtagacccacgcaggagcaaggatccagaacagctgaaaaaggtgagccattcagaggccagtgagtcatcgcaagtgATTGACACAAGGCCCGCCCCGtgtgaagtgtttggagcatgggtggtggtgggagaacactgggacacagcaaggacagccaatccaccccccaatcagcacaggaccactcagaggagaccggttgggaatgcagaatggcaCGGAGTGCAGTTAGATGAAAAAACTCagtcccagatcagagtttctacacaacccaggtgtaccgagTCTCtgaagagctggaagtacctatatggtcaaccattaaaccctgagctgcacaaaaagccttccctagggaaacagcaacaaagaaacaatttagctcaacaacacacctcaagtactggttcccacaggaagttcccccgtgttggaagtaagcaaaggacaaaaaattagttctggcccaggcacaccaccagcaccttggggcctgccaggagataggaggtatggagccagggacaggaccgccgtccacaaccactcacactgccagtgccttggggccctccccgggacctgaggtatggagccagggacaggaccgccatccacaaccactcacactgccagtgccttggggccctccccgggacctgaggtatggagccagggactagacctccctcccacaaccaggcacactgcaccagtaccttggggcccacctgaggacccaaggcatggagaagggggccagacccccctcccacaaccaggcacactgtgtcacacctcagggcccacctggggacctgaggtatggagccagggaccggacactccccacaaccaggcacactgccagtgccaaggagcatgccaaaaacatcacctccatgtgggtggcccaccacagccaccacaatagccatggttgccgtgaaagtggctagatgtcacaagcaccacgcagatggtccaccagtcactggattgcattgacacaaggagagtcaccagcagagataaagccCATTTTTCTCTCCACAGagtccatttcagagtgacagaagagcatctgctctatgatattattgggggacctgatcacacttctcagcattggacaaatcatctaggcaacaaatcaacagagtaaccattattctttcagaaggagagaagaaatctagggtaattagagggggagaggggagggagaaagagatggggagagactggacaaggggcataaagaataattattatttgtaactatatatgctagtaatattggtttgatcaaGATATCTCAATGCTGaacacccaaaatatgtataattaattttgattcaataaaaatttaaaaaaataaaaaacaaaaaagtgtgaCTATGCAGGCGGAAGTGGTCTCTGAGTAGCTTAATCTTTGAGTCAGAATAACAGAATGTCAGAGCCACCAAAGTTGAGTTAACTGTAGACTTATAAATCCATGAATACTAAAGACAATGGAATGTTAGCCCTGTAGAAGGACAGAAGCTTAGGATTCTCTTCCTGTGGAAAACGGACTTGAAATGATTCTTACAGGTCATTTAGGCCAATGTCCCATAATGGAATATGTTCTTTATGTGTAGGAAGGAGCACTCATGTTTACTGAACTTCTGCCGTGGTCCAGACCTGTGCCAGGCATTTCATACACCTCATCCTAACTACAAAGTATGTATCAATTTTACTGTTGAGGAAAGGAGGAGCCAGAGAGGTTCAGAACTGCTGAAGCACATGTGAGTTTCTGACCCTTGCTGTGTCCCTGTGGAGTGCTTAGGTGAGTGACCATGGCGAAGTTCATACCTTTGGGTAAGGAGCGACCATCAGGGAAGGTGATGGGCTTGCTGAGCTCTCTGCCAACACTGGGTACTGGTGGGTAGAGTCTCAGCGCCTCCTTGATGCACATGGTGGTGTAGGGCATCTGGTCCAAATGGTCCCTGAAAAGAAGCCCATTCTAAAGAGCGGGCAGAAACTGGGCAGACCAGGGGCACTGCCCCTTTCAGAAAGGGTAGGGCTCTCCCACCTCTGAGCATTGACTCACCAGGTGATGGGTGCTCCATCTCCCAGGAGGCTCTGGATCTCCTCACGGCACTTCTGCTGATGCTTGGGGTTCTTGGCCAGAGCATAGAGGATCCAGGAGATGCTGCTGGCAGTAGTGTCATGGCCCGCAAACATGAACGTGTCTACTTCAGCACGAATGTCTTCATCAGGCAAGCTGCTCCCATTCTCCATCTGGGGGAGGCCATAAGGGGAATGCAGGGTTCATTTTTCCCTGGCTCTATGATTCTGGGCAAAGCCTCAGGGCTTTCCTACACACACTCACTTTGGTGAAGAGGAGGATGTCCAGGAAAtccaaatgcctttttctcctgaTCTTTTCCAGTTCTCCCTCCTCCCGCAGATGAGACTTTCTCAGCTTGATCACTTGGTCTGTCACAGAACAGTGGTTATCAGGCAGAGCTGAGAGCTACAGCAACCTCCAGTAGCCCCAGCTGATCCACCTGCCCCAATCTGGGTGCCAGGCAGAGCTGAGGATGAGTGTGGGAGTGGTGTGTGGGTCAGAGTGGGAGCTCTAGCACCATCGGATGCAGATCAGACCTACCTTTAGTAGCACAGCCCACGGAGCCTCTGCCTGAATGCTGCTGGGAAGGGGTCTTGATCAACCTCAGCAATATGATGACACAGGCAGAGCCAGGCAGAGCCCTGCACAGCCCCTGACATCGTAACATCTCCGCTCCCTATCCTGGCACCAGGAAAGTCCCCAGCATGTCACCAGGGCGACTAGGGGGCATGGTTTGGCCTGAGGGGGCAGGGTCAGCTCCTTTGGGCTGTGCCTGGTAAAGGAGGGGAGGTAAGGGGAGGAGATAGGACCTGTGTGCTGATGAGCAATCTGGCAGGCACGGTGGGTCCAGCGGCCAGCAGGGGTCAGCCTGTAGATGGTGTCATTCTGGTGAAAGGCATTCCTTATGCGGCAAAAAACCaggttgttcaggtccccaatGGCCTGAATGTAGGACTGGGAATTCCTGAGGGGGAGGATGCAGAACAAAGTGAATTggagtggggtggagggggagcggggggggggggttctgttCTGGAAGCGGAGTGGGGCTCTGGGTAGGGATTCCACCAACAGTGGGGACAGACAACACTGATGCATCCATCACTTTGTACTGCAGCCCTTGTGGTCCTCTGGCCTCTGTAAGATGGCCCGAGCAGCCAGGCTTCTTCCTGTGCCTGGGATCAGGGATCTGTGGCTGCGTCAGGGTTTGGTCTGGTCTAGAATTAGAGATTAGTAGGGGGCTGCATCTTACTTTGTGTGGAGGTGACTCCACACAAGCTGCTCCATCTGCTTCCCAGGAAAGTTCACACCAGTTGGCAAGAACAAGGACCCTGCGACTAAAGGGTTGTCACCAACCTGTCCAACTGGATGCTGCCCTGGTGGCTGAAGGCACACTTCATGATGGTGTCCAGGGTCATCAAGGAGACATGCTGAAAAATCTCCACGGGGGAGTCCTGGCCAATGAGCTCCTCCAGTTTGTCCTGTGGCAGACGGGAGACACTGGCACTTCTTGATTCCCCCAGAAAGCCTGTGCTAAAAAGGCAAGGCTCTTTCCCTGTATCTTCAGACACCCAGTCAGGATCCCTCACTTTATGGAGCAGATGCCTTTCAGCAAGCTGGGACTGTGAagcaaatatttgtaaagtgaTGCCTGTTTCTCACATAGTTTTAATACATAATTAAACATACATAGCCTCTCACAATAGTCTGAACTGTTTTGAATTTTGGAAATCAGTTATGACTTTTGATTGATAAGAAACTTTTTGTTTGGAGGTAAAAAGTAAGAagattttttagtgttttgagaGCTAAGCTAGCCCTGAGGGCCTGGTAGGGCCACATCTTGAGGGGGCAAAGTGTCTTAGGTTTCCTAAGAAAGCCTAAGTAGCCAGAAAAGACCTTCTTTTGGGGGGACCCAGGAGCTTCAGTTCCTTTTTATTCatcaaatgtttgttgagcacATTGGCTGAGAAATCAGAGTTCTGATGGAAGTGATGATATGGCAAGTATGGTTCTGAGCATGTTGACCTGGTGTTTATTTCACTTTATGGAGTGGCTCAATCCATTCTGAAGCCCTGAGCCCTAGGCCACAGTCTAACTGAATGACATCCTGGGATGTTCACCCTGCTCCTGAATCTGCCATTGCCTGTGCCAGCCAGGGACAGGTCTTGCTATCCAGCAGGATTGACCATTTCTCTAGTCCTTCAAGTGTGCTGAAGACTTGGAAATGGGAGGAGAGGGCCCTGAATTCCTCACACCCTTTTTTCTTCTAATAGCAATCAAAGTGAGGATTCAACTTGATACCTTTGTATTCTTTTATGCCATCCACTTTTGGGGAACCCTACTCTCACAGTAATGAGCTGAGAGTGCTCTTCCATGTGACTGTGTCTGATGGTTGTCCATGGGACACACATATTTGAGTGCAATCTGTGAGAGTTTGcgctgtgtgtgggtgtgagaaGGTGAGGGATGGACTCACCAGCATCACTCGGACGGAGTTTGCCATGAGTCCTACATAGGGCTTCAGGATGTCATAGTGGAAGGCTGGGGTCAGCATACGCCGATGCTGGAACCACGTCTCCCCATGCAACAGGAGCAAACCTTGCCCTGTGTCAGAGATG
The sequence above is drawn from the Cynocephalus volans isolate mCynVol1 chromosome 8, mCynVol1.pri, whole genome shotgun sequence genome and encodes:
- the LOC134383373 gene encoding cytochrome P450 4A11 isoform X1 codes for the protein MSVSVLSPTRLLGGISGLLQVACLLGLFLLLLKAAQLYLHRLGLLRALKQFPSPPSHWLFGHNQEFQKDQELQWTMKWVQKFPSAFPHWLWGTKVRMLLYDPDYIKVVLGRSDPKSHGSYRFLAPWIGQGLLLLHGETWFQHRRMLTPAFHYDILKPYVGLMANSVRVMLDKLEELIGQDSPVEIFQHVSLMTLDTIMKCAFSHQGSIQLDRNSQSYIQAIGDLNNLVFCRIRNAFHQNDTIYRLTPAGRWTHRACQIAHQHTDQVIKLRKSHLREEGELEKIRRKRHLDFLDILLFTKMENGSSLPDEDIRAEVDTFMFAGHDTTASSISWILYALAKNPKHQQKCREEIQSLLGDGAPITWDHLDQMPYTTMCIKEALRLYPPVPSVGRELSKPITFPDGRSLPKGTIVVLCIYALHHNPKVWPNPEVFDPSRFAPSSARHSHAFLPFSGGSRNCIGKQFAMIELKVAVALTLLRFKLLPDPTRVPTPLPTVVLKSKNGIHLHLRKLL
- the LOC134383373 gene encoding cytochrome P450 4A11 isoform X2 — protein: MSVSVLSPTRLLGGISGLLQVACLLGLFLLLLKAAQLYLHRLGLLRALKQFPSPPSHWLFGHNQEFQKDQELQWTMKWVQKFPSAFPHWLWGTKVRMLLYDPDYIKVVLGRSDPKSHGSYRFLAPWIGQGLLLLHGETWFQHRRMLTPAFHYDILKPYVGLMANSVRVMLDKLEELIGQDSPVEIFQHVSLMTLDTIMKCAFSHQGSIQLDRNSQSYIQAIGDLNNLVFCRIRNAFHQNDTIYRLTPAGRWTHRACQIAHQHTDQVIKLRKSHLREEGELEKIRRKRHLDFLDILLFTKMENGSSLPDEDIRAEVDTFMFAGHDTTASSISWILYALAKNPKHQQKCREEIQSLLGDGAPITWDHLDQMPYTTMCIKEALRLYPPVPSVGRELSKPITFPDGRSLPKGTIVVLCIYALHHNPKVFDPSRFAPSSARHSHAFLPFSGGSRNCIGKQFAMIELKVAVALTLLRFKLLPDPTRVPTPLPTVVLKSKNGIHLHLRKLL
- the LOC134383373 gene encoding cytochrome P450 4A11 isoform X3, which codes for MSVSVLSPTRLLGGISGLLQVACLLGLFLLLLKAAQLYLHRLGLLRALKQFPSPPSHWLFGHNQEFQKDQELQWTMKWVQKFPSAFPHWLWGTKVRMLLYDPDYIKVVLGRSDPKSHGSYRFLAPWIGQGLLLLHGETWFQHRRMLTPAFHYDILKPYVGLMANSVRVMLDKLEELIGQDSPVEIFQHVSLMTLDTIMKCAFSHQGSIQLDRPSDQAEKVSSAGGGRTGKDQEKKAFGFPGHPPLHQSECNGLLFRDHLDQMPYTTMCIKEALRLYPPVPSVGRELSKPITFPDGRSLPKGTIVVLCIYALHHNPKVWPNPEVFDPSRFAPSSARHSHAFLPFSGGSRNCIGKQFAMIELKVAVALTLLRFKLLPDPTRVPTPLPTVVLKSKNGIHLHLRKLL